The Cyprinus carpio isolate SPL01 chromosome A19, ASM1834038v1, whole genome shotgun sequence genome has a segment encoding these proteins:
- the LOC109111774 gene encoding calcitonin gene-related peptide type 1 receptor-like: MGWQETLWLVTSFILNVTKAGTTETKAEPTADLSFTPVMMAMEGERLIMTQSQYKCLELLGRDGSHNKTGSFCSRFWDGLLCWDETPAGNFASQNCPDYPSFDPLEKVTKYCDESGNWVHSSSINKTWSHCLTFSKEKIKTLPVHGFLETETELDPTAESQVSPVVTQKVEERKKIINGQYKCFEKMNRDQPYNKSGPYCNRTWDGWLCWDDTPAGTYTSQNCPNYFPDFDSTEKVTKYCDETGNWFRHPETNRTWSNYTLCIAHTKDKLKMAYILYYMAIVGHALSIVSLLISLAIFFYFRSLSCQRITLHKNLFCSYVLNSAFTIVNLITVVNNPKVVQRNPIGCKVLHFFHMYMLGCNYFWMLCEGIYLHTLIVVAVFAEEQHLHWYYLLGWGFPLVPASIHAVARKKYFDDNCWMSVDTHLLYVVHGPIMAALLVNLFFLLNIVRVLVTKLRDTHRAESNMYMKAVRATLILVPLLGIQFVIFPWRPENRLAGEIYDYIMHILMNYQGLLVATIFCFFNGEVQGTLKRQWMQYKTQWGQRRREHCSTRSTSYTATSITEVPAFMYHHDCNSEHLNGKQTEDSELVALKTGETYA; the protein is encoded by the exons ATGGGTTGGCAAGAGACCCTATGGCTTGTGACATCATTTATCTTG AATGTAACAAAGGCTGGAACAACAGAGACGAAAGCAGAGCCCACTGCTGATTTATCCTTTACTCCTGTCATGATGGCAATGGAGGGAGAGAGACTGATCATGACTCAGTCTCAGTACAAATGTCTGGAACTTCTGGGTCGAGATGGATCCCATAATAAAACAG GTTCGTTCTGCAGCAGATTCTGGGATGGCTTGCTCTGTTGGGATGAAACCCCAGCTGGAAACTTTGCTTCACAGAACTGCCCAGACTACCCCAGCTTTGACCCCTTGG AAAAAGTAACCAAATACTGTGATGAATCTGGCAACTGGGTACACAGTTCATCCATCAATAAGACCTGGTCCCACTGTCTCACATTCTCAAAGGagaaaataaag ACGTTACCAGTTCATGGCTTTTTAGAGACAGAGACGGAGCTGGATCCTACCGCTGAGAGCCAGGTCAGCCCCGTAGTGACTCAGAAAGTGGAGGAGAGGAAGAAGATCATCAACGGTCAATATAAATGCTTTGAGAAAATGAACAGAGATCAGCCATATAACAAATCAG GTCCATACTGCAACCGCACATGGGATGGATGGCTATGCTGGGACGACACACCAGCAGGAACGTACACATCACAAAACTGCCCAAATTACTTCCCTGACTTTGACTCCACTG AAAAGGTCACCAAGTATTGTGATGAGACAGGAAACTGGTTCAGGCACCCTGAGACAAACAGGACATGGTCCAACTACACCCTCTGCATTGCTCACACCAAGGACAAGCTCAAG atggcGTATATTTTGTATTACATGGCGATTGTGGGCCATGCTCTTTCTATAGTGTCCCTTCTCATTTCGCTggccattttcttttatttcag GAGTCTAAGCTGTCAGAGGATCACTCTACACAAGAACCTATTCTGCTCGTATGTGCTCAACTCAGCTTTCACCATCGTCAACCTCATAACTGTGGTCAACAACCCCAAAGTGGTGCAGAGGAATCCG ATTGGCTGCAAGGTGCTTCACTTCTTCCACATGTACATGCTGGGCTGTAACTATTTCTGGATGCTCTGTGAGGGGATTTACCTGCACACTCTGATTGTGGTGGCCGTATTTGCCGAGGAGCAGCATCTGCACTGGTATTATCTTCTGGGCTGGG GATTCCCCTTGGTGCCTGCCTCCATCCATGCTGTGGCGAGaaagaaatactttgatgacaa CTGCTGGATGAGTGTGGATACACATCTGCTCTACGTGGTTCACGGCCCCATCATGGCAGCTTTATTA gtCAATTTATTCTTTCTGCTGAACATAGTACGGGTCTTGGTGACCAAACTGAGAGATACGCATCGAGCTGAATCTAACATGTATATGAAGGCGGTGAGGGCCACCCTCATTCTGGTGCCCTTATTGGGCATTCAGTTTGTCATCTTTCCTTGGCGGCCAGAGAACCGCTTGGCAGGAGAGATATACGATTACATCATGCACATATTAATGAATTACCA GGGATTGCTAGTGGCAACCATATTCTGCTTTTTCAATGGAGAG GTCCAGGGAACTCTGAAAAGGCAGTGGATGCAATATAAAACCCAGTGGGGTCAGCGACGACGCGAGCACTGCTCCACGAGATCCACCTCCTACACCGCCACCTCCATCACTGAGGTGCCCGCCTTCATGTACCATCATGACTGCAACAGTGAACACTTGAATGGTAAACAAACAGAAGACTCCGAGCTAGTGGCCCTCAAGACGGGCGAGACATACGCATGA